The region CCGCCGTAAGTGGTGCCGTGGGTGCCGACGACCAGGTGCTTGGCCAACGCTTCGGTGGTCAGCATCGCCGCGATCGGGAAACCACCGCCCAGGCTCTTGGCGCTGGTCAGGATGTCCGGGGTCACGCCGTAATGCTGGTAGGCGAACAGCTTGCCGCTGCGGCCCATACCGGTTTGCACTTCGTCGAACACCAGCAGCGCGTTGTGCTCGGTGCACAGCTCGCGGGCGCCTTGCAGGTAAGCCAGCTCGGCCGGCAGTACGCCGCCCTCGCCCTGGATCGGTTCGACCACGAGGCAAGTCTTATCGGAAACGGCAGCTTTAAGAGCCGCCAGATCGTTGTAAGGAACGTGGGTGATGCCGGTGATTTTAGGACCGAAGCCGTCGGAGTACTTCGACTGGCCACCCACGTTCACGGTGAACAGGGTGCGGCCGTGGAAGCTGTTCAGCGCGGCGATGATTTCGTACTTCTCGCTGCCGAAACGATCGAACGCGACGCGACGGGCCGAGCTTGAAGGCCGCCTCGTTGGCCTCGGCGCCCGAGTTGCAGAAGTAGACGCGGCTCGGCAAAAGTGGCGTCGATCAGCTTATGCGCCAGGCGCAGGGCCGGCTCATTGGTGAACACGTTGGACACGTGCCACAGCTTGTTCGCCTGTTCGGTCAATGCACTGACCAGCGCCGGGTGCGCATGGCCCAATACGTTAACGGCAATCCCGCCGGCGAAGTCGATCAGCTCGCGGCCAGACTGGTCCCAAACGCGGGAACCGGCACCACGCACAGGGATGAATGCGGCAGGCGCGTAGTTGGGAACCATTACCTGGTCGAAATCGGCGCGTTGTACCGCAGCGTGCTCAACGGACATCGGAGTCTCCTGATGAGGAACACTCGCCTGAAACTGGCGAGCGATGAGGGGATTGTAAGGACAGTTTTCAGCCCGGCCTTGCCGCCAAGCGACAACTTCTTATAGCGCAAACCCCGGTTTCAGCCGGGTTTACGGCAATGCGACATATACCGTCGCAAAGGCGCAGTTTAAACCGATGCACGGGATTAGCGGCAGCGCGGGCGACATTAGATTTCAAGTCGTTGGTGAATGTGCGGTAACTATGTACCGCACATGCCTTTGTCAAAACGGGTTTCCTTGGGTGCCGCCCTATTCAAGGATGAAACCCGTGAATCTTTCCAATCAGTCGTCGACACCGGTATGGCCAATCCATCCGGATGGCCATTTCGAACATCTGGCCAATAATATGCCTCAGTGGCTGCTCAAGGCCTCAACCAAACGGCGGATTGCGCTGGGAAAAACCACGCCGCTTCTGCGAGATGAGTTCCGTAACGCCTCGACCGGCCAACACCGCGTGCTGAAGCGTCTCAATGCCGCCTACTGGACGGCCCAGAACACCGTGGACGAGCGCCTGGAACACCTGCAAGACGCCCGAGCTTTTGGCGAACCCTTGCTGCGTGACGCGATAAAGCAACGCTACGGCCTGGATCTCGATGTGAGCGCCACGTTCTTGCGCCTCTACATCCCGGCCTCAATCCCCTGGTTCCCGGTCAAGTCGGGGGCCGCCCGGACCTGGACGGTGTCGCTGCTCGATGCCGCCCTGCACAACTTCGAACTGTCAGAGACCGGCGAAGGCGCCCACGAGACAGATTCAACCTTCATCACCCAGCCATCCCCCGCCGGTCAATTCGAAACCCTGAATTACATCAAAGACAAACTGACGATCAACGCCTTCACGACGCTATGCCGCGAGCTGGATATCGGTGGGCAATATCGGGCCTGGCTCGAAGACAACCTTGGCGTGAGCAATCCAGTAGTCGCGGCCGTTTTGCGCCCGCAGATCAAGCAAAGCCATAAAGCCGCGCTACGTATGGCGCTGGAGCTGGCGCGCCTTCAGAAAGACACGCTAAAGGAAGACGCCTACCGGTCCATTTCCGGGCTGGTGAACGGCGTGCAAGGCATGCTGCTCGATGGCAAACCCTTGCTGTGTCATGACCTGACGATGATGTCCGCGCAGCTAACCGGCATCATCCTGTTCGCCCCGGATCTGGAGCAGCACCGTGGTGCAGTGAGGGTTATCGCCTACCTACCTGATGATCCGCAGCACCCGATCAAGGAATATCCGTCCAGCGGACACTTCATGATCGAACTCAGCCAAAAATTACGCTCGGGCGATTACCAGCACTTTTTCAGCCGCTTCGTCGCCCATGGCGATCGTGGCTACTTCTTCGCCAACCTGAACAGCCGTCTGACGCAAACCACCTGGCATCCGCGCGCCTCCGGCGACCCACTGCCCTCCTGGCGTGATTCGCCCGCCAAGCATATGAATTTGCAGTTTTGCGCTACACCCATCGCCGGCGATCTGTGGGAGCACCTGTATCAACGAAAACTCGACAAGATTCTCAATGATGCGCGCACGCTTGCCGTGTCCACCGCCAGTGCCGACCGTAAGGCTCGATGGGAGCTTTGGGATTCCTTCAGCAGCATCGCTTCGACACTGCTGCAGATTGCCGCTTTCGTTGCACTGCCGTTTGTCCCCGTTCTGGGCGAGTTGATGATGGCTTATATGGTTTATCAACTGCTGGACGAGGCTTTCGAATCAATCGTCGAATGGTCGCAAGGCCTGACACAGCAAGCCCTCACACACACCCTGGAGTTCATCGAATCGCTGGTTCAACTGGGAGCGTTCGCAGCGGGAGGCACCCTTGTTGCGGGAGAGTTTCGCAACGTAATGCCCAAGGCATGCGTGGATTTCATTGACCGTTTCATTCCCGCGCAATCAGCTGACGGTCGAACCCGTTACTGGAACGGCGACCTCAAACCCTACGAGCAGAACATCTCCCTGGCAACCGACAGCAAACCCAACAACCTGGGTCTGTACCCCCACGAGGGAAACGCCATCCTGGCGCTGGAAAACAAACACTACGCCGTGACTCACGACACAAGGATCGGTCAGTTTCAAATTGACCATCCAACCCGCCCCGACGCCTACAAACCGTTGCTGGAACACAATAGCAACGGGGCCTGGCACACAGCGATCGAAAAACCGCTGACCTGGGACCGTGACACGCTATTGCGGCGCCTGGGGTATTTGGCCGATTCGCTCTCCAGCAGCGAACGCGAGCAAGTACTGAAGATCAGCGGCCACCACGAAAACGCGTTACGCCGGATGCACGTCGACAACGCCCCACTGCCGCCGCTCGTGGCCGATACGCTCAAACGCTTCAAGATCGACAAGGACATCCAGACCTTTATCGAACGGATCGGCAGTGAGCATTCACAACGTTGGCAGACGGCGGATCGACCGACCCAATTGCAACTGCTGACAGAACACTTTCCATGGCCGGAAAACAAAGCGTTGCGCCTGATCGACAGCGAAGGCCACACGACATGGCAAAGCGCAAACAGCCTGCCCCACGGCGTACACCTCTATGACGTCCCCGTCAGCAGCGCCGATGTGCTGAAAACGGCGCTACTGTGCTTGAGTGAAGATGAAATAAAAGTGCTGTTTGACGAAACATTCGGCGCACCTGCGCTGGCGCTCGAAGCACGAGCCAGGAACCTTAGAAGCCGTCTGGCGCAGATCGCATTCAAACAGCAACGCTCATTGTTCGACGCACGCTATCGGGCGCAGGAAACCAAGGCCGACCCACTGACCCAACGTCTCATGGACACTGTTTCAGGCTTGCCGAGCAGTGTTGCCGAAGAACTATTGAACACCGCCAGCGGAAATGAGCTACAGCAACTGGAACAGGGCACAGTCCCGTCAGGACTCCATGAACTGGCGCGCTGGGCACAACAACATGTCCGCGCCGTGCGCGCCCGCGAAGGTCTGGAGCTTTCGTCGCAGAACAACCCCGACACCGATCGGCTGGTCATGCACTCGCTACCGCGCCTGCGTGGCTGGTCGGGGGAGGTTCGAGTCGACGTCAACCGTTTTTCATTCAACGGGAAAACCATCGATACGATCGGCAATCCTGAGGCGTCCATGCGCAAGGTGCTGGTCCAGCTCATAGACGGGGAGTACCAGGCCTACAACGATCTCGGAGAAGAACTGTCCGGAGCTGAAGACCTCTATAACGCACTGTTGCGGGCATTGCCCGACAGCGAACGCAACGCAATGAATCTGCAGACAGGGCAAGGCTCGACGCTCAAACAATTGATCGCTGAACACGCGCTGGACCACGAGGAACTGCAAAAGCTCCTGGCGCTAACCCCACTGCGCAAACCACACTACGACCCGAACCTCATGCGCCTGCCCGGCGGCGCGGACTATCCTCAACGCCCCCCGCAGCCGCGTCACTGCAAGACCATGTCAGGGACCTCTACCCTTCCTTCACCCTTGAGGAGGTGGAGCGTTTTACCCTGGGGTTGCAACGCCACCCCACGGGCGCTCGAATAGAACTTTCGAGGCTCTTCGACGAATACAACCGACTGATTAACGAACTGCGTATCTGGTGCAGTGCAATCCCCCTTATCACCCGGAAACCGGCGCCCAACTCAGCGCCCGCCAGATCACCGCCTCCCGACGCAACCGCGCACTGCTCGCAGATGAACTGCAACGCTGCTGGCGCCGCCAGACCGCGCTCAACGCGGCGATCAGGATGCCGGCGCTCGCGGCTACATGTTCAGGTTCACTCGGCCCATCATTGGAGAGTTGCCGACTATTCAGGCGGATTTCAGCCACATTGCCTACCTGACCCTCGAAGGTGGCGAGGCGACACGCGGTACTCATGAGTTCCTGCGCCACTTCACCGGTTTGCGCCGCATGGAAGTGCGCAATATTCCCTTGGCCACACTGCCCGACGTCCTGCCCTCATTGCCGAATCTTGATCAACTGGTCCTGAGTAATTGCGGGATCGCGTTGACCGCCGAATCTCAGGCAACGCTTTCGTCCTTGAATCGGATGCGTACGCTGGAGTTGTACAAGAATCCGTTGGGGCGGGTATTCAGTGTCGAGGCCATGAATCAACTGGACTACATAGACCTGGGCGAGACCGGTATCTCCAGCCTTCCACCCGGCCTGTTCAGTCGTCCACAGCTGAAAACCGGGATTTTCTCGAACAACCGGATTGTGGAGCTGCCAGCCGAACTGTTCGAGTTGCCCGCGAGCAAGGGCAACGGTTTCGATTTCGCTGATAACCCCTTATCCATCGGCACGCAAAATCGGGTGAAAACCTACTTTCAGAAGACTCGTGAAGACTTGGGCGTGTACGCCGAACTGGGCGATATCGAGCGGATTGCCGCCCTTTACCCGAGCATGGATCGCGAACAGGCCAGCGATTTTGTGTACAGCCTGCCCGGCACGCTGGCGGCAGGGCGAATCGAGCTCAGCCGACTGGAGACAGAGTACGCCACCCTGAGCACCGACCTCGCGACGTGGACCGGCAACATTCCCCCGCTGCACCCGCTCAGCGGCGAACCCTTCAGCGCACAGCAACTGCTGATCGAGCACAACACTCGGGATGAATTCAAACGGATCGTTGAACAAGGCTGGCGCCGGGAAACCGAACTGGATGACTTTAACGAAACCCTTGAACCCTCTTATGAGCTCAGCCTGTCACTGATAGTCACCGGCGAGTTGCCCACACTGAGTGCTGACTTCAGCCACGTTTCCCATCTTTACCTGCATAGCTACAGCGGGTTGACGTCGGTTTCCGATGGATTCCTGAGGTGCTTCCCCAAACTCAAGGGGCTGACCATTCGCGACTACAGCCTGGGCAATATTCCGCCGTCGGTATTCAACCTGGGTGAGCTGGTGGCATTGGTGCTGCCCAACTGCCGAATCAGCCTGACGGACGACACGGTGGCGGCGCTGGCCGGCATGGAACGCCTGGACTTTCTGGACCTGAGTAATAACCCGCTACTGCTGACACCCGATGTCAGTCAGATGCCAAATTTGTCCACGCTCATCCTGAGCCACACGCACATCACCGAGTTACCGCCAGGGTTGTTGAAACTGGAAGCGCTCGACATTGCCAACCTGAGCAATAACGCCATTCGAGAGCTACCTAGCGACATCCTCGAACTGCCCATGGAAATGGGCGAGAGCATCAACCTGCTTGGCAATCCGCTTTCTGAGCGAAGCCTGCAACTGTTGCGTGCTTACTTCAGGCAAAACGGCACCGATTTTGGCGTTGAGGAAATCTTTAACACTGCCGAGATGGAGGTGTCCGATTCAGACGACTCAGAGATAGAGCAATAACCGAAAATCAACCACGCTCTGAAGGTACCGACGACAACTCGAACGGGCTGCTGCTGCGCCGCTGGTTGCGATCTTCCCGCGGCGTGGCACCGAAGAAGTTGCGATAGGCGCTGGAGAAGTGCGGCCCCGAAGAGAAGCCACAGGACAGGCCGATCTGGATGATCGACTTGCTGGTTTGCATCAACATCTGCCGGGCCTTGTTCAGGCGCAGCTCCAGGTAGTACTGGCTCGGCACACGGTTGAGGTATTGCTTGAAGATCCGTTCCAACTGCCGACGGGACACGCACACGTGTTGGGCGATTTCGTCGGTGGTCAGCGGTTCTTCGATGTTGGCTTCCATCAGCAACACCGCTTGGGTGAGCTTCGGATGGCTGGAGCCGAGGCGGTTTTGCAGTGGAATGCGCTGGCGTTCGCCGCCTTCACGGATGCGTTCGACCACCAGTTCTTCCGAGACCGCACCGGCCAGTTCGGCGCCGTGGTCGCGGGCCAATACGGCCAGCAGCAAATCGAGCACCGACAGGCCGCCGCACGCGGTCAAGCGATCGCGATCCCAGTCAAACAAATGACTGGTGGCGATGACTTTCGGGAAACGCTCGGCGAAATCGTCCTGCCAGCGCCAATGCACAGCCGCGCGATAACCGTCGAGCAAACCCAACTGCGCCAACGGATAAACACCGGCGGACAAACCGCCAATCACACAACCGGCACGCACCAGTTGTTTGAGCGAACTGCTGAGGGCCGGCGCAAGTGCGGTCGGCGGCTCATCGGCGAGCAAAAACAACTTCTGGAAATTTTCGAGCTTGCCGGCCCAGGGCTCACCGGGCAATTGCCAGGCGCCTTCGGTCGGCGGTTCGGCCTGCAAGAACGACAGTTCGTAGACAACGTCTGGATGCACACGCTGAGCAACACGCAAGGCCTCCTCAGCCAGCGCAAGCGTCAGAGCTTTAGTGCTGGGCCAAATCAGGAAACCAATTCGATGGGCAGTCATGGCGGGCAATCCGAAACTAAAACAGTGTTAAAGGCCGAAGGCGGCTGCAACCAAATTAGACCATCTGGCGCGCGGTGCGCAGCATGACCTAATTTGGTGCGTAACGGGAGCGATTACTTCAGGCTGCCCGAGAGGAATTGTTGCAAGCGTTCGGACTGTGGATTGACCAGTACTTCACGCGGGTTGCCGCTCTCTTCGACGACACCTTTGTGCAGGAACACCAGTTGGTTCGACACTTCACGGGCAAAGCCCATTTCGTGCGTCACCACCACCATGGTCCGGCCTTCCAGCGCCAGGGCTTGCATGACTTTCAGCACGTCACCGACCAGTTCCGGATCGAGGGCCGAGGTCGGTTCGTCGAACAGCATCACCTCAGGTTCCATCGCCAGCGCACGGGCAATCGCCACGCGCTGTTGTTCGCCGCCCGACATGTGGCCCGGGTAAGCGTCCTTGCGATGCGCCACACCGACCTTGTTCAGGTAGTGCTCGGCTTTCTCGCGAGCTTCGGCCTTGGTCATGCCGAGCACGTGGACCGGCGCTTCCATGATGTTTTCCATCGCGGTCATGTGTGACCACAGATTGAAATGCTGGAACACCATCGACAGGCGCGAACGCATGCGTTGCAACTGTTTCGGGTCGGCGGCTTTCAGCGCGCCTTCCTTGTTGGCGACCAGTTTCAGCTCTTCGTTATTGAGCAGAATCCTGCCTGCGTGTGGCTGCTCAAGCAGGTTGATGCAGCGCAGGAAAGTACTTTTGCCGGAGCCACTGGAGCCGATGATGCTGATCACATCGCCAGCCGCCGCTTTCAGGGACACGCCCTTGAGCACTTCGTGACTGCCATAGCGTTTATGCAGGTCTTGGACTTCAAGTTTGTACATGCGGTCGGTTCTCACAAAAACAGTCAGTCAGTCGTTGAGCAAGCGCCCGTGACGCAGCGCTTCGCGCCCCGCCACCTTGGCCAGCCAGAAACCGGGTTGGGCATAACGCAGCCGTTCAATGGCAAACAGCACCCCGGACGTACCAGCACACACCGTGCTGACCCGATCCGCCAACGGATCGATCACTTCGAAAATCTCATCGCCAGCTTCAACCCATTCACCGGGTTTACGCAGGAAACTCACCACACCCGGGTGCGGTGCGAACAACAATTCAGTGCCTTCGAACGGCATGCCTTCGCACGCGTCCTGGGCCGGTTTCGGCCATTCGCCGCTGATCAGGCCTTGCTCGGCGAGGAACGCCAGAATGCCTTCGGCGTACGCTACGGCATCGGCGCGAGTGGTATCGGCCTGACCGCCCAGTTCAATGGTAGTCGCCAGGCACGCCAGTGGAATCTGCGCATCCGGAAAGTGGCGCGACAGACGCAGCCACGGCAGCGAACAGGCTTCGTCAAAGGAACTGCCGCCGGAGTCTTCCGCCAGCAGGCCCACTTTCACATTCAGGTGTGCGGCGAGCGAACGCCATTGCGGCCAGTGTTGCGGCAACGCGTACATGTGCAGCGCCGCTTCGGCATCGCAATGCAAATCCAGCACCACGTCAGCCGTGCAGGCATGGCTGAGCAAGACGCGCTGCATGCCTTGTAGCTGACTCGCCGCCGGTGGCAATGCTGCCAACGCGTCGCTCATGGCCTGGCGAATCAAGCGGATATTGGCGTGAGGATCATCCCCCAGGCGCCCTTCCAGTCCGGCGGCCACTGGCGCGCTGAGCTCGACGAAATCCCGGTTGAAGTTCTTGCCGCTGCCTGCCTCGAAACGCCCTTGATGATTGCCTTGCAGCAATTGGCCGAGGCCCAGCGGGTTGGCCACGGGCACCAGTTCAATGACGCCGTTCAACAAGCCTTGGGCTTCGAGTTCGGTCAGGCGCTTTTTCAGCTCCCAAGCGGTACGCATCCCCGGCAGTTCATCGGCGTGCAGGCTGGCCTGAATGTAAGCCTTGCGCTCGCCGCGGCCGAAGCGGAACACCGAAATCTGGCGTTCGCTGCCCAGGTGACTCCACGGCAATGAATGATCGATGCGTTCCATATCAGTGCTTCCGCGGGGCCATATAGCCCAGCCAGCGGCGCTCGGCCAGTTTGAAGATCTTCACCAGAATGAAGGTCAGGCACAGGTAGAACACACCCGCCGTGATGTAAGCCTCGAACGGCAAGTAGAACTGGGCGTTGACCGTGCGCGCGGCACCGGTGATGTCGATCAGGGTCACGATGGACGCCAGACTGGTGGTCTGCAGCATCATGATCACTTCGTTGCTGTACTGCGGCAGCTGCCCGGCGCAGGGCCGACGGCAACAGGATGCGCTTGTACATTTTGTAGCGCGACATGCCCATGGCCTTGGCCGCTTCGATCTCACCGTTCGGCGTAGCGCGCAGGCTGCCGGCGATGATTTCAGCGGTGTAGGCGCTGGTGTTGATCGCGAAAGCCAGGCACGCACAGAACGTTGCGCTGGACAGCCACGGCCACATGAAGCTTTCACGCACCGCTTCGAATTGCGCCAAACCGTAGTAGATCAAGAACAGCTGCACCAGCATCGGCGTGCCGCGGATCACGTAGGTGAACAGCCAGGCGCTCATGTTGACGACTGCGTTCTTGGAGACGCGCATCAGCCCCAGCGGCAACGCCGCCAACAGACCAAAGAACAGCGACAGCGCGAGCAACTTGAGGGTGGTCACCAGGCCGCCGAAGTACAGCGGCAGGGCCTCCCAAATGACGTTGTAGTCGAAGATCATAGATCAGCCGCCCTTACGCCTACCGAGTAGCGCTTCTCAAGGTGACGCAATGCCAGCAACGAGACGCTGGTGATCACCAGGTACATCGCCGCCACTGCGAGGAAGAAGGTGAAAGGCTCGCGGGTGGCATCTGCCGCCTGCTTGGCCTTGAACATCATGTCTTGCAGGCCCACCACCGAAATCAGCGCGGTCGCCTTGGTCAATACCAGCCAGTTGTTGGTGAAACCTGGAATCGCCAGACGAATCATCTGCGGCACCAACACCCGGAAGAACACCTGAAAACTGCTCATGCCGTACGCCATGCCGGCTTCTGCCTGACCTTTGGGGATCGCCATGAAGGCGCCACGGAAGGTTTCGGACAGGTACGCACCGAAGATGAAACCCAGGGTGCCGATACCGGCGGCCAACGGGTTCAGATCGATGTAGTCGTTAAAGCCGAGCATCGGTGCGACGCGGTTGAGCAAGTCCTGACCACCGTAGAAAATCAGCAGGATCAGCACCAGGTCGGGAATCCCGCGGATCACCGTGGAATACAGGTCGCCCAGCCAAGCCAGCCAGCGGATCGGGGACAGACGCAGCGAAACGCCGATCAGACCCAGAACAATGGCCAAGACCATGGACGACAAGGCGAGCTGAAGCGTCAGCCATGCGCCATCGAGGATGACAGCCCCGTAGCCTTTCAACATGATTCAGGTCCTCGAAAGTTGGGATGAAAAAATGGCGCAAACCTCAGAGATCCTGTTGCTTGCGCCATTTCGGACTTGTCGCTGGGACGTGTTACTTACCGTAGATATCGAAGGCGAAGTACTTGTCCTGGATTTGCTTGTACTTGCCGTTCTCGCGAATGGCAGCGATCGCACCGTTGATCTTGTCTTTCAGTGCGTCACCTTTACGAACTGCGATACCTACGCCGTCGCCGAAGTATTTGACGTCGGTGAAGGCCGGGCCAACGAAGGCAAAACCTTTGCCGGCGTCGGTTTTCAGGAAGCCGTCATCCAGCAGGGTTGCGTCAGCCACGGTACCGTCGAGGCGGCCGGCAGCTACGTCGAGGTAGATTTCGTTCTGCGAACCGTAAGGCTTGATCTCGGCACCCAGCGGGGCCAGGACTTCGCGGGCGAAACGCTCATGGATCGAACCACGTTGTACGCCGATGTTCTTACCCTTGAGCTCAGTCAAGCCTTCGCTGACTTGAGTGCCGGCCTTCATGACCAGGCGAGCCGGGGTGTTGTAGTACTTGTTGGTGAAGTCCACAGACTTCTTGCGATCTTCAGTGATCGACATGGACGACAGGATCGCGTCGATCTTGCGCACTTTAAGTGCCGGGATCAGACCGTCGAACTCTTGCTCGACCCAGACGCACTTGACCTGCATCTGTTCGCACAGGGCGTTGCCGATGTCGTAGTCAAAACCAACAATGCTGCCGTCCGGCGCCTTGGAGGCAAACGGAGGGTAAGCAGCTTCGATACCGATTTTCAGAGGTTTTTCATCGGCGAAGGTCGGCAGGGACAGCACGGACAGTGCCAGGGCGCCAAGCAGCACAAGTTTCTTCATCTTGGGACTCCATCGGTAAAGGGCAAAAACGGCAGAGTGAGCACAGGCCCAATATGCGAATGGGTTAAACCGGAATGCGGTGCTGCGTCCTGGAAACCCACGTTGATTTCAACGCGAGCAACGACGAGCGAGTGATCGGCATTCTAACGACAGGCCGGAAGCCGATATTTCTTCAATGCGACAACAAATTACAGATGCACTGAGAATGCCGCTTGGGCACGTTGACAGCCTCGCAATTTCATGCAAGAGCAAAAGATAGTGAACCGATCTATGCTGCAAATTGCGGGCCTATTATTGGCAAACCCTTCTAATCCGGCAAGCGCAGCGTGATGTCTAATTTTTCGGAGGGGGTTGAGAGGCCCTGATCCGGGGCTTTGCGTTTCCCAATGCCCCGGATCGGGGCGGGCGGTTACACATTCAGTTACTTTCTTGGGACGGGGTAACAGTGGGAAATCACCTACACGTGAGGCCGATAATTATTGGCCGTTGTTGATCAGGTGTCTGACAGACCGCTTTCGCGAGCAAGCCCGCTCCCACAGGGGATCTGCGTCTGACACACACTCTGTGTTCACCGCAGATTTAATGTGGGAGCGGGCTTGCTCGCGAAGAGGCCAGTACTGCCAACACAAAAACATCAGTCAACAAAAAGCCCCACCCGGCGCAATGCCGGACAGGGCTTCGTCGACTCAGAAACCGCGCTTACGCGACGTTCATGGTCTTGTGCGTATCAATCAAATGCTGCACCACGCCCGGATCCGCCAGGGTGGAGATATCTCCCAACCCGTCGTATTCAGCCGTGGCAATCTTGCGCAGAATCCGGCG is a window of Pseudomonas sp. 10S4 DNA encoding:
- a CDS encoding dermonecrotic toxin domain-containing protein, coding for MNLSNQSSTPVWPIHPDGHFEHLANNMPQWLLKASTKRRIALGKTTPLLRDEFRNASTGQHRVLKRLNAAYWTAQNTVDERLEHLQDARAFGEPLLRDAIKQRYGLDLDVSATFLRLYIPASIPWFPVKSGAARTWTVSLLDAALHNFELSETGEGAHETDSTFITQPSPAGQFETLNYIKDKLTINAFTTLCRELDIGGQYRAWLEDNLGVSNPVVAAVLRPQIKQSHKAALRMALELARLQKDTLKEDAYRSISGLVNGVQGMLLDGKPLLCHDLTMMSAQLTGIILFAPDLEQHRGAVRVIAYLPDDPQHPIKEYPSSGHFMIELSQKLRSGDYQHFFSRFVAHGDRGYFFANLNSRLTQTTWHPRASGDPLPSWRDSPAKHMNLQFCATPIAGDLWEHLYQRKLDKILNDARTLAVSTASADRKARWELWDSFSSIASTLLQIAAFVALPFVPVLGELMMAYMVYQLLDEAFESIVEWSQGLTQQALTHTLEFIESLVQLGAFAAGGTLVAGEFRNVMPKACVDFIDRFIPAQSADGRTRYWNGDLKPYEQNISLATDSKPNNLGLYPHEGNAILALENKHYAVTHDTRIGQFQIDHPTRPDAYKPLLEHNSNGAWHTAIEKPLTWDRDTLLRRLGYLADSLSSSEREQVLKISGHHENALRRMHVDNAPLPPLVADTLKRFKIDKDIQTFIERIGSEHSQRWQTADRPTQLQLLTEHFPWPENKALRLIDSEGHTTWQSANSLPHGVHLYDVPVSSADVLKTALLCLSEDEIKVLFDETFGAPALALEARARNLRSRLAQIAFKQQRSLFDARYRAQETKADPLTQRLMDTVSGLPSSVAEELLNTASGNELQQLEQGTVPSGLHELARWAQQHVRAVRAREGLELSSQNNPDTDRLVMHSLPRLRGWSGEVRVDVNRFSFNGKTIDTIGNPEASMRKVLVQLIDGEYQAYNDLGEELSGAEDLYNALLRALPDSERNAMNLQTGQGSTLKQLIAEHALDHEELQKLLALTPLRKPHYDPNLMRLPGGADYPQRPPQPRHCKTMSGTSTLPSPLRRWSVLPWGCNATPRALE
- the argR gene encoding transcriptional regulator ArgR gives rise to the protein MTAHRIGFLIWPSTKALTLALAEEALRVAQRVHPDVVYELSFLQAEPPTEGAWQLPGEPWAGKLENFQKLFLLADEPPTALAPALSSSLKQLVRAGCVIGGLSAGVYPLAQLGLLDGYRAAVHWRWQDDFAERFPKVIATSHLFDWDRDRLTACGGLSVLDLLLAVLARDHGAELAGAVSEELVVERIREGGERQRIPLQNRLGSSHPKLTQAVLLMEANIEEPLTTDEIAQHVCVSRRQLERIFKQYLNRVPSQYYLELRLNKARQMLMQTSKSIIQIGLSCGFSSGPHFSSAYRNFFGATPREDRNQRRSSSPFELSSVPSERG
- a CDS encoding ABC transporter ATP-binding protein, with protein sequence MYKLEVQDLHKRYGSHEVLKGVSLKAAAGDVISIIGSSGSGKSTFLRCINLLEQPHAGRILLNNEELKLVANKEGALKAADPKQLQRMRSRLSMVFQHFNLWSHMTAMENIMEAPVHVLGMTKAEAREKAEHYLNKVGVAHRKDAYPGHMSGGEQQRVAIARALAMEPEVMLFDEPTSALDPELVGDVLKVMQALALEGRTMVVVTHEMGFAREVSNQLVFLHKGVVEESGNPREVLVNPQSERLQQFLSGSLK
- a CDS encoding M14 family metallopeptidase; this encodes MERIDHSLPWSHLGSERQISVFRFGRGERKAYIQASLHADELPGMRTAWELKKRLTELEAQGLLNGVIELVPVANPLGLGQLLQGNHQGRFEAGSGKNFNRDFVELSAPVAAGLEGRLGDDPHANIRLIRQAMSDALAALPPAASQLQGMQRVLLSHACTADVVLDLHCDAEAALHMYALPQHWPQWRSLAAHLNVKVGLLAEDSGGSSFDEACSLPWLRLSRHFPDAQIPLACLATTIELGGQADTTRADAVAYAEGILAFLAEQGLISGEWPKPAQDACEGMPFEGTELLFAPHPGVVSFLRKPGEWVEAGDEIFEVIDPLADRVSTVCAGTSGVLFAIERLRYAQPGFWLAKVAGREALRHGRLLND
- a CDS encoding ABC transporter permease, whose translation is MLKGYGAVILDGAWLTLQLALSSMVLAIVLGLIGVSLRLSPIRWLAWLGDLYSTVIRGIPDLVLILLIFYGGQDLLNRVAPMLGFNDYIDLNPLAAGIGTLGFIFGAYLSETFRGAFMAIPKGQAEAGMAYGMSSFQVFFRVLVPQMIRLAIPGFTNNWLVLTKATALISVVGLQDMMFKAKQAADATREPFTFFLAVAAMYLVITSVSLLALRHLEKRYSVGVRAADL
- a CDS encoding ABC transporter substrate-binding protein, with amino-acid sequence MKKLVLLGALALSVLSLPTFADEKPLKIGIEAAYPPFASKAPDGSIVGFDYDIGNALCEQMQVKCVWVEQEFDGLIPALKVRKIDAILSSMSITEDRKKSVDFTNKYYNTPARLVMKAGTQVSEGLTELKGKNIGVQRGSIHERFAREVLAPLGAEIKPYGSQNEIYLDVAAGRLDGTVADATLLDDGFLKTDAGKGFAFVGPAFTDVKYFGDGVGIAVRKGDALKDKINGAIAAIRENGKYKQIQDKYFAFDIYGK